From a region of the Oryza sativa Japonica Group chromosome 6, ASM3414082v1 genome:
- the LOC4339867 gene encoding uncharacterized protein, with protein MMGADNERAEGPQTMLLVEEGIRKVDTEFACISYLTPWRWCNQAVRWLAWKTGTTLAGLVLPDTWSWEKIVGSPAVQGRGGCSLSACTVCTEAQHRMIYDRLHGSGSFRWRVEVPPTTLRMECIKKEAWNPEEGGKVEHVLEVVVGMGGLPTMDDDYFLPVVGLNKYPGPYKTQMLRLTEYVKPLTAIETARLIRQRGPIIGALAVNPPHYFSYRADAKQRAKRVYRGCPESAIIARKAAWHAVVCFEYRFVKSLIGEELQLKIMDSHSPDGPRRWICFDAFDRFCLPVICRPPCPRPSSSE; from the exons ATGATGGGTGCAGATAATGAGAGGGCTGAAGGGCCGCAGACTATGCTTTTGGTGGAGGAGGGCATTAGGAAGGTTGACACGGAGTTTGCTTGCATCTCATACTTAACACCATGGCGCTGGTGCAACCAAGCTGTAAGATGGCTGGCATGGAAGACTGGTACCACACTTGCTGGGCTCGTGTTACCAGATACATGGAGCTGGGAGAAAATTGTCGGATCACCTGCTGTTCAAGGCAGAG GTGGGTGTTCATTGTCTGCTTGCACTGTATGCACTGAAGCTCAGCATCGGATGATTTACGATAGGCTCCATGGCTCAGGCTCATTCCGATGGAGAGTTGAGGTACCTCCAACTACTCTGAGGATGGAATGCATAAAGAAAGAAGCATGGAACCCCGAAGAAGGTGGTAAGGTTGAGCATGTATTGGAGGTTGTTGTTGGCATGGGAGGTCTGCCGACTATGGATGATGATTACTTCCTCCCCGTGGTAGGGTTGAATAAGTATCCTGGACCTTACAAGACCCAGATGCTCAGACTGACGGAGTATGTCAAACCCCTGACCGCCATAGAGACAGCCAGGCTTATTCGTCAGAGAGGGCCGATCATTGGTGCACTGGCGGTTAACCCACCCCACTACTTCTCTTATCGGGCGGATGCAAAACAGCGAGCCAAAAGAGTGTACAGAGGCTGTCCCGAGTCTGCAATAATTGCCCGTAAGGCGGCCTGGCACGCAGTTGTCTGTTTTGAGTATAGGTTCGTGAAGAGTTTGATTGGAGAAGAGCTTCAGCTGAAGATTATGGACAGCCACAGCCCAGACGGACCTCGGAGGTGGATCTGTTTTGATGCCTTCGACAGGTTCTGTCTGCCAGTCATTTGCCGGCCGCCGTGTCCCCGCCCGTCGTCATCGGAATAG
- the LOC4339868 gene encoding probable polygalacturonase — protein MALQTQPVPNASPLHVLRSVCVLLLAASATVAARRHGPAAPIAGQSMYLAPSCRAHTASLTDFGGVGDGTTSNTAAFKSAVDHLSQYSGEGGGGAMLYVPAGKWLTGPFNLTSHFTLFLHSDAVILGSQDMGEWPIIDPLPSYGRGRDKAGGRYASLIGGSNLTDVVITGANGTIDGQGAMWWSKFHSNKLKYTRGYLIEVMHSDTVVISNVTLVNSPAWNIHPVYSSNIVVQGVTILAPTHSPNTDGINPDSCSHVRIEDCYIVSGDDCVAIKSGWDEYGIAYGMPSQHIVVRRLTCVSPTSAVIALGSEMSGGISDVRAEDITAVNSESAVRIKTAVGRGAYVRDVFVRGMSLDTMKWVFWMTGNYKSHPDDGYDPNAIPVVDNISYQDVVATGVYKEAARLEGIQGAPFRGICIANVTATLSKSRKYPWTCTDIEGVSTGVTPAPCQPLQGAHDGACPFPTDTLPIDQLVMQQCAYSVPASI, from the exons ATGGCGTTGCAAACGCAGCCGGTACCAAATGCGTCACCTCTTCAT GTTCTTCGGTCCGTATGCGTCCTCCTCCTGGCCGcgtcggcgacggtggcggcgcggcgccacgGCCCGGCGGCGCCCATCGCCGGGCAGAGCATGTACCTGGCGCCGAGCTGCCGCGCGCACACGGCGTCGCTGACGGACTTCGGCGGCGTGGGCGACGGCACGACGTCGAACACGGCGGCTTTCAAGTCGGCGGTGGACCACCTGTCGCAGTActccggcgagggcggcggcggggcgatgCTGTACGTGCCGGCGGGGAAGTGGCTCACTGGGCCGTTCAACCTGACGAGCCACTTCACCCTGTTCCTCCACAGCGACGCCGTCATCCTGGGGTCCCAGGACATGGGCGAGTGGCCCATCATCGATCCCCTCCCGTCGTacggccgcggccgcgacaAGGCCGGCGGCCGGTACGCGAGCCTGATCGGCGGGTCCAACCTGACGGACGTGGTGATCACCGGCGCGAACGGGACGATCGACGGGCAGGGGGCGATGTGGTGGTCCAAGTTCCATTCGAACAAGCTCAAGTACACGCGTGGGTACCTGATCGAGGTGATGCACTCGGACACGGTGGTGATATCGAACGTGACGCTGGTGAACTCGCCGGCGTGGAACATCCACCCGGTGTACAGCAGCAACATCGTGGTGCAGGGGGTGACGATCCTGGCACCGACGCACTCGCCCAACACCGACGGCATCAACCCGGACTCGTGCTCCCACGTCCGCATCGAGGACTGCTACATCGTGTCCGGCGACGACTGCGTGGCGATCAAGTCCGGGTGGGACGAGTACGGGATCGCGTACGGGATGCCCAGCCAGCACATCGTGGTGCGGAGGCTGACGTGCGTGTCGCCGACGAGCGCGGTGATCGCGCTGGGCAGCGAGATGTCGGGCGGGATCAGCGACGTGCGGGCGGAGGACATAACGGCGGTGAACTCGGAGTCGGCGGTGCGGATCAAGACGGCGGTGGGGCGTGGGGCGTACGTGCGCGACGTGTTCGTCCGGGGGATGTCGCTGGACACCATGAAGTGGGTGTTCTGGATGACGGGGAACTACAAGTCCCACCCGGACGACGGCTACGACCCCAACGCCATCCCCGTCGTGGACAACATCAGCTACCAGGACGTGGTGGCCACGGGGGTGTACAAGGAGGCCGCCAGGCTGGAGGGCATCCAGGGCGCCCCCTTCCGCGGCATCTGCATCGCCAACGTCACCGCCACGCTCTCCAAGTCGCGCAAGTACCCGTGGACCTGCACCGACATCGAGGGGGTGTCCACCGGCGtcacgccggcgccgtgccAGCCGCTGCAGGGGGCGCACGATGGCGCCTGCCCGTTCCCCACGGACACGCTGCCCATCGACCAGCTCGTCATGCAGCAGTGCGCCTACTCCGTCCCGGCCTCCATCTAG
- the LOC4339869 gene encoding uncharacterized protein, with the protein MDKAGGNQGGKVLKKGKKKHAKDELDRQKQAEKKRRRLEKALANSAAIISELEKKRQQKREEQQRLDDEGAAIAEAVALHVLIDEDSEEPCHLMLNNLRICNHWEDFVGFGFAPDSQGVDAYPSGKPTSVSHAYVPQLRWTNWGMSQTFSSWEQLTDCEAPLYQEALAQSDIHPGPIAIVSPLQKRREDPFTIQGEAVAAASSATESESGQWNQQ; encoded by the coding sequence ATGGATAAGGCTGGAGGCAATCAGGGAGGCAAGGTGttgaagaaagggaaaaagaagcaTGCAAAAGATGAGCTGGATCGCCAAAAGCAAGCGGAGAAGAAAAGGCGCCGGTTAGAGAAAGCACTTGCAAACTCGGCTGCTATTATTTCAGAACTGGAGAAGAAACGGCAGCAGAAAAGGGAAGAGCAACAGAGGCTAGATGATGAAGGTGCTGCAATAGCTGAAGCAGTGGCTCTTCATGTTCTCATAGACGAAGACTCCGAGGAACCCTGCCATTTGATGTTGAACAACCTTAGAATATGCAACCACTGGGAGGATTTTGTGGGCTTTGGATTTGCTCCAGATTCACAAGGAGTAGATGCTTATCCTTCTGGCAAACCAACAAGTGTCTCTCATGCTTATGTTCCCCAATTGAGATGGACCAATTGGGGCATGTCCCAGACATTTTCATCATGGGAGCAATTGACGGATTGTGAAGCACCACTCTATCAAGAAGCACTTGCTCAGTCAGATATCCACCCTGGCCCTATAGCCATTGTCTCACCATTGcagaagaggagggaggatcCATTTACCATCCAAGGAGAAGCAGTAGCGGCAGCATCTTCAGCCACTGAGTCTGAAAGTGGTCAGTGGAACCAACAATAG
- the LOC4339870 gene encoding uncharacterized protein codes for MSEGEEEEGRQVQEVVAHVYDVASSGSSEGGGGGTAILHVNRFFKDAIGLGGIFHTAIQVYGDEEWSFGYCENGTGVFSCPPCKNPMYTYRESIVLGKTTCSIFTVNQILRELSWKWPGGSYELLSRNCNHFCNTFCEKLDVPKLPAWVNRFANAGDAALEVAENTAEKLKQAKKDIAGACKAATTYLTGASSSSPSNADDSGGSTNSSLFEGTWLRSIIGISMKPSRSLMCSDSSDSSDDEKSEDERESDCQQPSGDQIEEKKDATQEQAGK; via the exons ATGagcgagggcgaggaggaggaggggaggcaggTCCAGGAGGTGGTGGCGCACGTGTACGACGTTGCGAGCAGCGGGTCGTcggaggggggcggcggcggcaccgccaTCCTCCACGTCAACCGCTTCTTCAAGGACGCCATCGGCCTCGGCGGCATCTTCCACACCGCCATCCAG GTGTATGGAGATGAAGAATGGTCCTTTGGTTACTGTGAAAATGGCACCGGGGTTTTTAGCTGCCCCCCGTGCAAAAACCCCATGTACACGTACCGTGAGTCCATAGTGCTGGGGAAGACGACCTGCTCTATTTTCACGGTAAACCAAATACTACGGGAACTGAGCTGGAAATGGCCTGGAGGCTCATATGAACTCCTGTCCAGGAACTGCAATCACTTCTGCAATACTTTCTGTGAGAAGCTTGATGTACCAAAACTTCCAG CTTGGGTCAATCGCTTCGCAAATGCTGGGGATGCTGCTCTAGAGGTAGCTGAAAATACAGCAGAAAAG CTGAAGCAAGCAAAAAAGGACATTGCGGGTGCATGCAAAGCAGCCACCACATATTTGACTGGTGCATCTTCAAGTTCACCATCAAATGCAGATGACTCAGGCGGTTCAACAAATAGTTCTCTTTTTGAGGGGACATGGCTCAGAAGTATCATCGGCATCAGTATGAAACCATCAAGGAGTCTCATGTGTTCGGATAGTTCAGATAGTTCAGATGATGAAAAATCTGAAGATGAGAGGGAATCAGATTGCCAACAGCCTAGCGGTGAtcaaattgaagaaaaaaaggatGCTACACAAGAGCAAGCAGGAAAGTGA
- the LOC4339871 gene encoding uncharacterized protein isoform X2, protein MAPPAPAALLLPSNHSYRPLLPRPILHHATGFACASASPSPPPRLRLRLRHAAPLRAAALPAIAIAPGDHWGNWAFLLSAAAFGTWSEESTSWGAALSGSLVSIMAGLAATATGLVTAGAPAQDAVMDYLLPATVPLLLLGADLRRVVSTTGDLLKAFLIGSVATTIGTTIAFLLVPMKSLGQDSWKIAAALMGSYIGGAVNYVAISEALGVSPSVLAAGVAADNIISALYFMTLFSLAAKIPAEPKTAQEGSNGGESEGGRRMSVLHGGAAVALSFVICKAGSAISSQLGIQGGTLPCVTALVVALATAFPRLLGKLAPSGETIALILMQVFFTVVGANGNLVDAVTKAPSVFAFALVQVTIHLGIVLAAGKLMGFERKPLLIASNANVGGPTTAAAMATAKGWSSLIVPGILVGMFGISIATFVGIGFGMFVLRRICGA, encoded by the exons ATGGCGCCACCGGCACCGgccgctctcctcctcccctccaacCATTCCTATCGCCCGCTCCTGCCTCGCCCAATCCTGCACCACGCCACCGGCTTCGCCTGCGCCtcggcctcgccctcgccgccccctcgccttcgccttcgccttcggCATGCCGCCCCGCTCCGTGCCGCCGCCCTGccggccatcgccatcgccccCGGCGACCACTGGGGCAACTGGgccttcctcctctccgccgccgccttcggcacCTG GTCGGAGGAGTCCACGTCGTGGGGCGCCGCGCTCAGCGGCTCGCTCGTCAGCATCATGGCCGGCCTGGCCGCCACGGCCACGGGTCTCGTCACGGCCGGCGCGCCGGCGCAAGACGCCGTCATGGACTACCTGCTGCCGGCCACCGTCCcgctcctgcttctcggcgccGACCTCCGCCGCGTCGTCAGCACCACCGGCGACCTCCTCAAGGCCTTCCTCATCGGATCAG TTGCAACTACAATTGGCACAACGATAGCCTTTCTGTTGGTTCCTATGAAATCACTGGGTCAAGATAGCTGGAAGATCGCCGCTGCGCTCATGGGCAGCTACATTGGTGGAG CGGTGAATTACGTCGCAATCTCTGAAGCACTTGGCGTTTCTCCGTCAGTGCTAGCAGCCGGTGTGGCTGCAGACAACATCATCTCTGCACTCTACTTCATGACCCTCTTCTCGCTGGCAGCCAAGATACCAGCTGAACCTAAAACTGCTCAAG AGGGTAGTAACGGCGGCGAGTCTGAGGGCGGAAGGCGGATGTCGGTGCtccatggcggcgcggcggtggcgctgtcGTTCGTGATCTGCAAGGCCGGGTCGGCCATCTCCAGCCAGCTGGGAATCCAGGGCGGCACCCTGCCGTGCGTGACGGCGCTGGTGGTGGCGCTGGCGACGGCGTTCCCGCGGCTGCTGGGGAAGCTGGCGCCGTCCGGCGAGACCATCGCGCTGATCCTGATGCAGGTGTTCTTCACGGTGGTGGGCGCCAACGGCAACCTGGTGGACGCGGTGACCAAGGCGCCCAGCGTGTTCGCGTTCGCGCTGGTGCAAGTGACCATCCACCTAGGCATCGTGCTCGCCGCAGGGAAGCTGATGGGGTTCGAGCGGAAGCCGCTGCTGATCGCGTCCAACGCCAACGTGGGcgggccgacgacggcggcggccatggcgacggcCAAGGGGTGGAGCTCGCTGATCGTGCCGGGCATCCTGGTGGGCATGTTCGGGATCTCCATTGCCACGTTTGTTGGCATCGGGTTCGGCATGTTTGTGCTCAGGAGGATCTGCGGCGCCTAA
- the LOC4339871 gene encoding uncharacterized protein isoform X1, whose translation MAPPAPAALLLPSNHSYRPLLPRPILHHATGFACASASPSPPPRLRLRLRHAAPLRAAALPAIAIAPGDHWGNWAFLLSAAAFGTWSEESTSWGAALSGSLVSIMAGLAATATGLVTAGAPAQDAVMDYLLPATVPLLLLGADLRRVVSTTGDLLKAFLIGSVATTIGTTIAFLLVPMKSLGQDSWKIAAALMGSYIGGAVNYVAISEALGVSPSVLAAGVAADNIISALYFMTLFSLAAKIPAEPKTAQAEGSNGGESEGGRRMSVLHGGAAVALSFVICKAGSAISSQLGIQGGTLPCVTALVVALATAFPRLLGKLAPSGETIALILMQVFFTVVGANGNLVDAVTKAPSVFAFALVQVTIHLGIVLAAGKLMGFERKPLLIASNANVGGPTTAAAMATAKGWSSLIVPGILVGMFGISIATFVGIGFGMFVLRRICGA comes from the exons ATGGCGCCACCGGCACCGgccgctctcctcctcccctccaacCATTCCTATCGCCCGCTCCTGCCTCGCCCAATCCTGCACCACGCCACCGGCTTCGCCTGCGCCtcggcctcgccctcgccgccccctcgccttcgccttcgccttcggCATGCCGCCCCGCTCCGTGCCGCCGCCCTGccggccatcgccatcgccccCGGCGACCACTGGGGCAACTGGgccttcctcctctccgccgccgccttcggcacCTG GTCGGAGGAGTCCACGTCGTGGGGCGCCGCGCTCAGCGGCTCGCTCGTCAGCATCATGGCCGGCCTGGCCGCCACGGCCACGGGTCTCGTCACGGCCGGCGCGCCGGCGCAAGACGCCGTCATGGACTACCTGCTGCCGGCCACCGTCCcgctcctgcttctcggcgccGACCTCCGCCGCGTCGTCAGCACCACCGGCGACCTCCTCAAGGCCTTCCTCATCGGATCAG TTGCAACTACAATTGGCACAACGATAGCCTTTCTGTTGGTTCCTATGAAATCACTGGGTCAAGATAGCTGGAAGATCGCCGCTGCGCTCATGGGCAGCTACATTGGTGGAG CGGTGAATTACGTCGCAATCTCTGAAGCACTTGGCGTTTCTCCGTCAGTGCTAGCAGCCGGTGTGGCTGCAGACAACATCATCTCTGCACTCTACTTCATGACCCTCTTCTCGCTGGCAGCCAAGATACCAGCTGAACCTAAAACTGCTCAAG CAGAGGGTAGTAACGGCGGCGAGTCTGAGGGCGGAAGGCGGATGTCGGTGCtccatggcggcgcggcggtggcgctgtcGTTCGTGATCTGCAAGGCCGGGTCGGCCATCTCCAGCCAGCTGGGAATCCAGGGCGGCACCCTGCCGTGCGTGACGGCGCTGGTGGTGGCGCTGGCGACGGCGTTCCCGCGGCTGCTGGGGAAGCTGGCGCCGTCCGGCGAGACCATCGCGCTGATCCTGATGCAGGTGTTCTTCACGGTGGTGGGCGCCAACGGCAACCTGGTGGACGCGGTGACCAAGGCGCCCAGCGTGTTCGCGTTCGCGCTGGTGCAAGTGACCATCCACCTAGGCATCGTGCTCGCCGCAGGGAAGCTGATGGGGTTCGAGCGGAAGCCGCTGCTGATCGCGTCCAACGCCAACGTGGGcgggccgacgacggcggcggccatggcgacggcCAAGGGGTGGAGCTCGCTGATCGTGCCGGGCATCCTGGTGGGCATGTTCGGGATCTCCATTGCCACGTTTGTTGGCATCGGGTTCGGCATGTTTGTGCTCAGGAGGATCTGCGGCGCCTAA